In Candidatus Eisenbacteria bacterium, the DNA window TGAGGACATCGGACGCGCGGTCGAGGTCGCCGGCCAGGCCCGCGCCCGTGGTCTGCGTATGAAGACCCGGCTCCTCGTGACGCCCGGCAGCGAGCAGATCCGCGCCACGATCGAGCGCGATGGGCATCTGGCCGCTCTGGAGGCGATCGGGGCGACCGTGCTCGCGAACGCGTGCGGCCCTTGCATCGGCCAGTGGCGCCGGGAGGGGATCGATACGGGCGGGCCGAACTCGATCCTCACATCGTTCAACCGGAACTTCCCGGGGCGCAACGACGGGAGCCGGACCACGCTCGCCTTCATCGCCAGCCCCGAGATCGTGATCGCTGTCGGTCTGGCCGGCCGCCTGAGCTTCAATCCGCTGAGCGACCCGATCGCAGGCCTCTCGGGCAAGAGCATGCGCCTCATGCCGCCGAGGCCGGTTCCCGATCTGCCGCCGGAGGGCTTCGTCGGGGATCTTTCGGGATTCCTCCCTCCGGAGGATCGGAGGGAAGGAAGGGGGAAGATCAGGATCGCCGCCGGAAGCGAGCGGCTCCAGGCCCTGAAGCCCTTTCCCGCATGGGACGGATCGGACTTCATCGAGTTGCCGATCCTCTTGAAGGCGAAGGGGAGCTGCACGACCGATCAGATCTCGCCGGCCGGACCGTGGCTTCGCTATCGCGGCCATCTCGAGCGGATCAGCGACAACATCTTCCTGGGGGCGCAAGACGCGTTCACGGGGGAGGTCGGCAAGGGTGTGAACATCCTGACCGGGCAGGCGGGGGAGCCCCTTCCGCTGATCGCGCGCGACTACCGGGCGCGCGGGCTGCGGTGGATCGCGGTCGGAGACGAGAACTACGGCGAGGGGAGCAGCCGCGAGCACGCGGCGATGTCGCCGCGCTTCATGGGCGCAGCGGCGATCGTCGCGCGCTCCTTCGCGCGGATTCATGAGTCGAATCTCAAGAAGCAGGGTCTCTTGGCGCTGACGTTCACCGATCCGGCAGACTACGAGAAGGTTCTCCCCGGAGATCGGATGAGCCTGCTGGGACTGGCCCGTCTCGAGACCGGCCAATCGCTCAAGGCCATCCTCCACCATGCGAATGGGGAGAGCGAGGGACTAGTGCTACGACACACGGTAACGCCTGAGCAGATGCACTGGTTTCGTGCAGGGGGCGCCCTGAACCACCTGCGCGCGGGCCGCACGGGGCCCGGGTCCGGGGATCTCCTTACTGGTTAGCAAGTTCCCTCTGGCGCCGGGCGCGCCGTCCTGGTAGAATGCGCCCTGGCGAGTTGGTCAATCAAAATGTGGAGGCTGGATGAGATCATACGCGATCGCAAACATTAAGGGTGGATCGGGCAAGACGACGGTTGCCGTCAATCTCGCCGCAGGACTTGCGCTCGAGGGGCGCAAGGTCCTCTTGATGGATTTGGATCCGCAGGGCTCGAGCAGCTTTCATCTGCTCCCCCGGTCTTCGAACGGGAACCTCGCGGATGTGCTCTCGTGCGAGAAGCGGCTCCCGGAAGTCTTCTGCGAGACGATCGTCAGCGGGCTCAAGGTCGCGCCGGGCGGGCGCCTGCTCGCCCCCTTCGACAATGGCGCGCATCCGACGCGCGAGCGGCTGCTGCACTCGCTGGGCCAGGTGCCGGAGGATGTCGACTATGTTCTGATCGACACTCCGCCTACTTGGGGGTCGCTCCTGATCGGCGGCCTCTCGACGGTCGACGGCGTGCTGATCCCGGTGACGACCAGAGAGCTGGACATCGAGATCCTGGGGTTGTTGCTCGATGTGATCGAGCAGGTGCAGCGTCACCGCAATCCCAAGCTGCGCGTCACGGGGATCGTTCCCAACCGGATCGTGAGAACCCGGCTGAGCGCCCGGATCGAGGAGCGACTGCGCGCCGAGCACGGTGCGCTCGTCCTCTCCTCGATCCGCGAGAATGTGAAGCTCGCCGAGGCGGGCGGGTTCCATGCCCCTGTCCAGGTGACGGCCCCCTCCAGCAGCGGGGCGGAGGACTTCTCCATGCTCGCGAGAGCTTTCCTCGAGCGGGAGGAGGGCGGCGGGGCGATCCGGCCGGTGGCGTCGGAGACGGAGGAGGGACGGGAGGCGTCGTTCTCGGAGTCGGCCTCGTAGGCGGCGGGGGCGCCGCGCCCGACCCGATCCGCCAGCGGCCAGCGCGCCATTGCCCGCCTGCGGCGTCTGGGCTACCCTGAGCGGGAATCTCTCATCAGGGGCCGAGGCGGGGAAGGGAGGTCGAGGATGACGACGGGCGCCGGCGCGGTGGCAGGAAGACCAATCGAGTTCGCCCCACGGAGGGCGGTCCACATCCCGGTCAGCGAGGAGTTGAAGGCAGGGCGATCGCCGAGCGCGCCCCCCGCTCCCGAGCTGCTGGAGGCCCTGGGACGCTTCGATCTCCTCTATCGCGCCCTCTGCGGCGTGCTCTTCAACTTCGTGCCCACCTCGGGGCATCCCGGGGGGAGCATCTCCTCCGGCAGGATCGTCTCATCGCTTCTCTTCGCCGGAACCGAGTACGACTTCCGCAATCCGGAAGAGGCGGCCAACGACATCCTCGTCTATGCGGCCGGACACAAGGCGATGGGCCTCTATGCCATGTGGGCGCTGCGAAACGAGATCGTCCGCGTGGGCGCCCGCGATCTGCTCCCTCCCGAGGAGAAGTTCCAGCTCAGGCTGGAGGATCTGCTCGGTTTCCGGCGCAACCCGACGACGGAGACGCCGCTCTTCCGGGCGATGAAGGCGAAACCGCTCGATGGGCATCCCACGCCGCTGACGCCGGGCGTGAAGATCGCCACCGGGGCCTCCGGCGTCGGCGTCCCCGCCGGCCTCGGGCTTGCGCTCGCCGCTCTCGACGCCTACGGGCAAGACGATCCCCCCCGCGTGCATCTCATCGAGGGAGAAGGGGGCATGACGCCGGGACGCGTTGTGGAGGCGATGGCGACCGCGGCCACCGCGGGTTTGCACAACGCCTATCTCCACATCGACTGGAACCAGGCGAGCATCGACAGCAATCGAGTCTGCCGCGTCGGACAGGAGGCGGGGGACTACGTGCAGTGGAATCCGGTCGAGCTGGCCTACCTCCATGACTGGAACGTCCTCACGGTCGAGGACGGGCATGACTTCGCGCAGGTCCTCGCGGCCCAACAGATGGCCCGGACAAGGCGCAACGACCAGCCGACTGCGGTCGTCTACAAGACCGTCAAGGGATGGCGCTACGGGATCGAGGGGCGCACATCGCACGGGGCCGGCCACAAGTTCTGCTCGGATGAGTACTACGCCTGCCTCAAGGAGGCGGAGGAGGGTCTCGGGATCAGCTTCCCGCGCCACTCCGGGGCGAAGGACCCCGTCTCGGTGGAGGAGACCTACTGGGCGACGCTTCTCGCCTTCAGATCGTGGATCGAGAGGGACGGGAGCACGGCCCGCCTCTTGGCGGAACAGATCCGCAGGAGCGCGGAAGCGCTCCGCCAGAGGGGACGCAGGCCCAGAGCGGCGGCGCCCGATCTTTCGCCGCTCTATGCCGACTCGATGCGGCCCGATGAGGTGCCGGAAGAACTGATACTCAAGCCCGGGGCCGAGACGACCCTCCGCGGCGCGCTCGGCGACGCCCTCGGCTACGTCAATCGCATGACCGGCGGCGGTGTGATCGCGGCCGCCGCGGATCTGCTCGGCTCCACGAGCGTCTCCAACGCGGCGAAGGGGTTCCCCCCGGGGTTCTTCCACTCGACGGGCAATCCCGATTCCAGGGTCGTCTCCGGCGGCGGGATCTGCGAGGACTGCATCGGCGCGTTTCTCGCGGGGCTATCGAGCTACGGCCGCCACATCGGCGCTGGATCGTCCTACGCGGCGTTCATCGCAGCGCTTCAGCACGTCCCCTCGCGGCTTCATGGGATCGGCCAGCAGGCCCGCCACGAGCTCACGGGCGACGCGTATCGGACCTTCCTCATCATCTGCGCGCACGCGGGGCTCAAGACCGGCGAGGACGGCCCGACGCACGCCGATCCGCAGGCGCTTCAGCTGCTTCAGGAGAACTTCCCGCCGGGGGTGTGCATCACGCTGACCCCCTGGGAGCCTGCGGAGCTCTGGCCGCTCCTGATCGCGGGACTGAAGGCGCGCCCGGCGATCCTCGCCCCGTTCGTGACGCGGCCCAACGAGAAGGTGCCGGACCGCGCGGCTCTTGGGATCCCGCCCGCTTCCGATGCGACGCGCGGGATCTACGCCCTGCGCAAGGTCGACCCGGGCGTGGCGCCTTATCACGGGACGCTCGTCCTCCAGGAGAGCGGGGTCGCCTACGCCTTCGTGGACGAGGTCCTTCCGAGGATGGACAGGGACGGCCTGCGGATGAATGTCTACCTCGTTACGAGCGCCGAGCTCTTCGATGCCCTCCCCGAGGCGGAGAGGGCGAGGATCTACCCGGCCGAGCGGGCCCGCGAGGCGATGGGGATCACCGGCTTCACGATGCCCACGCTCTACCGCTGGATCCTCTCGGAGGAAGGCAGGCGCGCCAGCCTCCATGCCTTCTCTACGGGGAGATACCTGGGAAGCGGGCAGGCTCACAAGGTGCTCGAGGAAGCCCGTCTCGACGGCGCGTCGCAGTACGAGGCGATCCGGCGGTACGCAGATGGCTTCGCCCGTCGCGGCGGCGTCTAGGAGCATCGCGTGAGCGGGCTCGACTTGAGGCAGGAGGCGGCGAGGGCCGGTAGGATCCACCTGATCATCTGGGCGGCCTTTCTCCTCGTGGTCGTGAGCTATCTCGTCATCCTCCTTCTGACCGCGCGGGAGCGGCCGGCGCGAGGGCTCGCCGAGGCCCCTCTCGCCACGGTGCGCATGATCTTCTACGCGCTCGGGGCGGGGATGCTCGTCGCCTCGGTCCTTCTCCGCTGTCTGCTGGATCAGA includes these proteins:
- a CDS encoding aconitate hydratase gives rise to the protein MNGAGTSADLVRAAYARLERNLGVIRSRLGRPLTLAEKVLLGHLRDPEGQDLRPGEGFLFLDPDRLAMQDATAQMALLQFMHAGRSRSAAPATVHCDHLIQARVGALEDTEAALRENGEVYDFLQSASSAFGIGFWKPGSGIIHQVLLENYAFPGGLLIGTDSHTPNAGGLAMLASGVGGGDAVDVMVGMPWEVRHPRVLGIRLTGALRGWTSPKDVILRLCGILTVKGGTDRILEYFGPGARTISCTGKATIANMGAELGATGSIFPFDEAMDRYLRGTGRGTIADLAASHAAILSADPEVEAEPEKYFERVITIDLSSLEPQIAGPHTPDLVRPISAFAAEVRERGYPEALSAALLGSCTNSSYEDIGRAVEVAGQARARGLRMKTRLLVTPGSEQIRATIERDGHLAALEAIGATVLANACGPCIGQWRREGIDTGGPNSILTSFNRNFPGRNDGSRTTLAFIASPEIVIAVGLAGRLSFNPLSDPIAGLSGKSMRLMPPRPVPDLPPEGFVGDLSGFLPPEDRREGRGKIRIAAGSERLQALKPFPAWDGSDFIELPILLKAKGSCTTDQISPAGPWLRYRGHLERISDNIFLGAQDAFTGEVGKGVNILTGQAGEPLPLIARDYRARGLRWIAVGDENYGEGSSREHAAMSPRFMGAAAIVARSFARIHESNLKKQGLLALTFTDPADYEKVLPGDRMSLLGLARLETGQSLKAILHHANGESEGLVLRHTVTPEQMHWFRAGGALNHLRAGRTGPGSGDLLTG
- a CDS encoding ParA family protein, whose product is MRSYAIANIKGGSGKTTVAVNLAAGLALEGRKVLLMDLDPQGSSSFHLLPRSSNGNLADVLSCEKRLPEVFCETIVSGLKVAPGGRLLAPFDNGAHPTRERLLHSLGQVPEDVDYVLIDTPPTWGSLLIGGLSTVDGVLIPVTTRELDIEILGLLLDVIEQVQRHRNPKLRVTGIVPNRIVRTRLSARIEERLRAEHGALVLSSIRENVKLAEAGGFHAPVQVTAPSSSGAEDFSMLARAFLEREEGGGAIRPVASETEEGREASFSESAS